A genome region from Halorussus pelagicus includes the following:
- a CDS encoding CBM20 domain-containing protein yields the protein MTDSPLEGVEFSSGSETRTAGEFVDTTHDPDLLYYYIQDAYQKAEAGVDIDADGKEEEVRIHSQIEVFQSSIQYVEAFGIYLLSYIKGREDLLENLIQTRPKQLRSFFESLNDGTEDEFFHRHDINEDYRDTLERLFGYVFIDNIEDDEVSEEEVEEAIDQSIDVLDTNIRRIGEFYLYFHEVYNAVKHGNRALPQAENSFTLSHGNEEETSVDLDMDFVVFICKNDQGQPYLVTIPIEYLIDHSLQIVEKVHRVFNYLKRVSNAATTEEPVDLSFFRFKETDDDPEQEWLTATHQSGVIILPKIEELEELQVPRELTFPARIEVNHRTLYIKTRFDEEPSDEFPLLITILQKGLVGLSPQPILGLDFDIDIADLDVLQYHELLKLEEVELEEDGVAEIIVYDEQADEEIDTGHPEDLGYEPAEEKPLPKEEIEQLALLQKISGERIPVPLPFTVAKRQGKVIERCLDSDLTRDDAVDAVEELREIGEINHMTTVYVEEVLPLGQTVRSEVVGQYPGEISFDDLEFETEEGRENFEEEWGDPGSTLGFNVTGFDGGPDDLVEFLQEDVSNLERVLAQFDVPQNELELAPLRIEYELGEPGFWYTENTLWFKFLKLEYTINEAKICPICRSPMTTDFATHLAEDCELSTAE from the coding sequence ATGACAGATAGTCCTCTGGAAGGTGTGGAATTTAGTTCTGGTTCAGAAACCCGCACTGCAGGAGAATTTGTGGACACAACTCATGACCCGGATCTTCTATACTACTACATACAAGACGCCTACCAAAAAGCGGAAGCCGGGGTCGATATCGATGCTGATGGAAAGGAGGAAGAGGTGAGGATTCACTCCCAAATCGAAGTCTTCCAGTCCTCGATTCAGTACGTGGAAGCGTTTGGGATCTACCTTCTCTCATACATCAAGGGAAGAGAGGACCTCCTTGAAAACCTGATTCAAACTCGACCGAAGCAGCTGCGGTCTTTCTTTGAAAGCCTGAATGATGGTACAGAAGATGAGTTTTTCCACCGTCACGATATCAATGAGGATTACCGGGATACGCTAGAGAGATTGTTTGGCTACGTATTCATCGACAATATCGAGGACGACGAAGTCTCCGAGGAAGAAGTCGAAGAAGCGATCGACCAATCAATAGACGTTTTAGATACGAACATCCGACGAATCGGGGAATTCTATCTCTACTTCCACGAGGTCTATAACGCGGTAAAACACGGGAACCGAGCTCTTCCACAGGCCGAAAACTCGTTCACTCTCAGCCATGGTAACGAGGAAGAAACTAGTGTCGATCTGGATATGGACTTTGTCGTCTTCATCTGCAAAAACGACCAAGGCCAACCATACCTGGTAACCATTCCGATCGAGTACCTGATCGACCACTCACTGCAAATCGTTGAGAAGGTTCACCGGGTTTTCAACTACCTGAAACGGGTTTCCAACGCGGCCACCACTGAGGAACCAGTAGATCTCTCGTTTTTCAGATTCAAAGAGACCGACGACGACCCGGAGCAGGAGTGGCTGACCGCAACCCACCAAAGCGGTGTGATCATACTACCCAAGATCGAGGAGTTAGAGGAGTTGCAGGTACCGAGGGAATTGACGTTTCCAGCCCGGATTGAGGTCAATCACCGGACTCTCTATATCAAAACACGGTTCGACGAAGAACCCAGTGATGAGTTCCCTTTGTTGATCACGATACTGCAGAAAGGGTTAGTCGGTCTCTCTCCTCAGCCGATTCTGGGCCTTGATTTTGATATTGATATCGCTGATTTGGATGTGCTTCAGTACCATGAATTATTAAAACTGGAAGAGGTTGAGCTGGAAGAAGACGGTGTTGCTGAGATTATCGTTTATGACGAGCAAGCTGATGAAGAGATTGATACCGGTCACCCGGAAGATTTGGGTTATGAGCCGGCGGAGGAGAAACCGCTACCGAAAGAAGAAATTGAGCAGTTGGCTTTGCTGCAGAAGATCAGTGGGGAGCGTATCCCGGTCCCGCTTCCATTCACTGTAGCGAAGAGACAAGGCAAGGTGATCGAACGATGCCTTGACTCAGATCTTACCCGTGATGATGCTGTTGATGCGGTAGAGGAGTTACGGGAAATCGGGGAAATCAATCACATGACCACAGTTTACGTGGAGGAAGTACTTCCGCTAGGTCAGACAGTACGTTCTGAAGTTGTTGGCCAGTATCCAGGTGAAATATCGTTCGATGATTTAGAGTTCGAGACGGAAGAGGGAAGAGAGAATTTTGAAGAGGAATGGGGTGATCCTGGGAGCACTTTAGGCTTTAATGTGACCGGTTTTGACGGTGGGCCTGATGACCTGGTTGAGTTTTTACAGGAGGATGTTTCCAATTTAGAACGGGTCTTAGCACAGTTCGATGTCCCACAAAACGAGTTGGAACTCGCACCGCTAAGAATCGAGTACGAACTCGGTGAACCAGGGTTCTGGTACACGGAGAACACACTCTGGTTCAAGTTCCTAAAGCTGGAATACACTATAAATGAGGCTAAGATATGCCCGATATGCAGATCGCCCATGACTACTGATTTTGCAACCCATCTGGCAGAGGATTGTGAATTATCAACGGCAGAATAG